The following are encoded together in the Pseudomonas sp. IB20 genome:
- a CDS encoding sulfite exporter TauE/SafE family protein, protein MDVGNVGFVIAGLIVGFIVGMTGVGGGSLMTPILLWFGINPATAVGTDLLYAAITKSGGVLVHSKNKNIDWTITGWLTLGSVPAVLLTLWFLASLHTDPSAMNAVIKQALGFVLLLTALAILFKKSLLAFAQRHAGDDYHMTPRNLNALTVVTGAVLGTMVALTSIGAGALGTVALFILYPFLATRRLVGTEIAHAVPLTLVAGLGHASMGNMDWHLLGFLLMGSLPGIYLGSHMTGKVPDGVLRPCLAVMLMGIGYKLAF, encoded by the coding sequence ATGGATGTGGGTAATGTTGGTTTTGTAATTGCGGGCCTGATCGTTGGTTTTATCGTGGGCATGACCGGTGTCGGTGGTGGTTCGTTGATGACGCCGATCCTGTTGTGGTTCGGCATTAACCCGGCCACCGCCGTGGGCACTGACTTGTTGTATGCGGCTATCACCAAGTCCGGTGGCGTGCTGGTGCACAGCAAGAATAAGAACATCGACTGGACCATCACCGGCTGGCTGACGTTGGGCAGTGTGCCGGCGGTGCTGCTGACGCTGTGGTTCCTCGCAAGCCTGCACACTGATCCCAGTGCCATGAACGCGGTGATCAAGCAGGCTCTGGGTTTTGTGTTGCTGCTGACGGCGCTGGCGATTCTGTTTAAGAAAAGTTTGTTGGCTTTTGCCCAGCGTCATGCGGGTGATGACTATCACATGACCCCGCGTAATTTGAACGCGTTGACGGTGGTGACCGGGGCGGTGCTGGGGACCATGGTTGCGCTGACGTCTATCGGCGCGGGTGCGCTGGGGACGGTTGCGCTGTTTATCCTGTATCCGTTTCTGGCTACGCGGCGGTTGGTTGGGACGGAGATTGCCCACGCGGTGCCGCTGACGCTGGTGGCGGGATTGGGGCATGCCAGCATGGGGAATATGGACTGGCATCTGTTGGGGTTTTTGCTGATGGGGTCGTTGCCTGGGATTTATCTGGGCAGTCATATGACCGGCAAGGTGCCGGATGGTGTGTTGCGGCCGTGTCTGGCGGTTATGTTGATGGGTATTGGGTATAAGTTGGCGTTTTGA
- a CDS encoding acyl-CoA dehydrogenase family protein, which translates to MTEQHVINPLSTGVDYPTLAARFRPIFQRIAEGAVEREHSRTLPYEPIQWLKQAGFGAVRVPVEYGGGGASLPQLFELLIELAAADSNVPQALRGHFAFAEDRLNAPPSAGRERWFKRFVDGDIVGCAWTEIGNVAIGDVVTQVSPDGDQWKLNGEKFYSTGSLFSDWIDVYAQRSDTGGNVIAATRTRQPGVVQSDDWDGFGQRTTGSGTTRFTDAEVEAENVIDFATRFKYQTAFYQLVLLASLAGIGRAALNDVAHQVRNRTRIYSHGNAAHVSQDAQVQQVVGDVAALVYAAEASALKAAVPAQWAYLARFGGDDVAEREANVAAEIESATAQVVVSGLVQRATTELFNALGASDVRQGKALDRHWRNARTVSSHNPVIYKARIVGDWVINGAEPPFVWQIGNGPGKG; encoded by the coding sequence ATGACCGAGCAACACGTCATCAACCCACTGTCCACCGGCGTCGACTACCCCACGTTGGCCGCACGCTTTCGGCCGATCTTCCAGCGCATTGCCGAGGGTGCCGTAGAGCGCGAGCACAGCCGCACCCTGCCCTACGAGCCGATCCAATGGCTCAAGCAAGCTGGTTTTGGCGCGGTGCGGGTGCCGGTGGAATACGGCGGCGGCGGCGCGTCGTTGCCACAGCTGTTCGAACTGCTGATTGAACTGGCGGCCGCCGACTCCAACGTGCCGCAGGCCTTGCGCGGGCATTTCGCCTTTGCCGAGGACCGCCTGAATGCGCCACCGAGCGCCGGCCGTGAGCGGTGGTTCAAGCGCTTTGTCGATGGCGATATCGTCGGCTGCGCCTGGACTGAAATCGGCAACGTGGCCATCGGTGATGTGGTCACCCAGGTCAGCCCTGACGGTGACCAATGGAAGCTCAACGGTGAAAAGTTCTACAGCACCGGCAGTCTTTTCTCCGACTGGATCGACGTGTATGCGCAGCGCAGTGACACCGGTGGAAATGTGATCGCCGCCACCCGCACGCGCCAGCCTGGCGTGGTGCAAAGCGATGATTGGGACGGCTTTGGCCAGCGCACCACGGGCAGCGGCACTACGCGTTTTACCGATGCGGAGGTGGAAGCGGAAAACGTGATCGACTTTGCCACCCGTTTCAAATACCAGACCGCTTTTTACCAGTTGGTGTTGCTGGCAAGCCTGGCCGGGATTGGCCGCGCGGCGCTCAACGATGTGGCGCATCAGGTGCGTAATCGCACGCGTATTTACAGCCATGGCAATGCCGCGCATGTCAGTCAGGATGCGCAGGTTCAACAGGTGGTGGGTGACGTGGCGGCGTTGGTGTATGCCGCCGAGGCCAGTGCGTTGAAAGCTGCGGTGCCGGCGCAATGGGCGTACTTGGCACGGTTTGGTGGGGATGACGTAGCGGAGCGTGAAGCGAATGTGGCGGCCGAGATTGAATCGGCGACGGCGCAGGTGGTGGTGTCGGGGTTGGTTCAGCGGGCTACCACTGAGTTGTTTAATGCGCTGGGGGCGTCGGATGTGCGCCAGGGCAAGGCGCTTGACCGGCATTGGCGGAATGCGCGGACGGTGTCTTCGCATAATCCGGTGATCTACAAGGCGCGGATTGTGGGGGATTGGGTGATCAATGGGGCGGAGCCGCCGTTTGTGTGGCAGATCGGGAATGGGCCGGGCAAGGGGTAG
- the sfnG gene encoding dimethylsulfone monooxygenase SfnG — protein sequence MSQQAVKFAYWVPNVSGGLVVSKIEQRTHWGIDYNRKLAQLAEAAGFEYGLTQIRFTAGYGAENQHESVAFSHALLAATTTLKVIAAILPGPWQPALAAKQLATIDQLTNGRIAVNIVSGWFKGEFQAIGEHWLEHDERYRRSEEFIRALKGIWTQDDFTFKGDFYRFNHYTLKPKPLGQPEVFQGGSSRAARDMAARVSDWYFTNGNTPEGIKAQVDDIRAKAAANNHSVKVGVNAFVIARDTEEEARAVLAEIIDKADPEAVNAFGDAAKQAGKASPEGEGNWAKSSFEDLVQYNDGFKTNLIGTPQQIAERIVALKAVGVDLVLAGFLHFQEEVEYFGKRVLPLVRELEAKAGIKQVA from the coding sequence ATGAGTCAGCAAGCCGTGAAATTTGCCTATTGGGTGCCCAACGTCAGCGGTGGGCTGGTGGTGAGCAAGATCGAGCAACGCACCCATTGGGGCATCGACTACAACCGCAAACTGGCACAGCTGGCCGAAGCGGCCGGCTTTGAATATGGGCTGACGCAGATCCGCTTCACCGCAGGTTACGGCGCGGAAAACCAGCATGAATCCGTGGCGTTCAGCCATGCATTGCTGGCGGCGACCACCACGCTCAAAGTGATTGCGGCGATCCTGCCCGGCCCGTGGCAGCCGGCGCTGGCGGCCAAGCAACTGGCAACCATCGACCAGCTCACCAACGGTCGCATTGCGGTGAATATCGTCAGCGGTTGGTTCAAGGGCGAATTCCAGGCGATCGGTGAACACTGGCTGGAACACGATGAGCGTTATCGGCGTTCCGAGGAGTTTATCCGCGCGCTGAAAGGCATCTGGACCCAGGACGATTTCACCTTCAAAGGCGACTTCTACCGGTTCAACCATTACACCCTCAAGCCTAAGCCACTGGGCCAGCCGGAAGTGTTCCAGGGCGGCAGCTCGCGAGCGGCGCGGGACATGGCCGCGCGGGTGTCAGACTGGTACTTCACCAATGGCAACACGCCGGAAGGCATCAAGGCCCAGGTCGATGATATTCGCGCCAAGGCGGCGGCGAATAACCATTCGGTCAAAGTTGGCGTGAACGCCTTTGTGATCGCCCGCGACACCGAGGAAGAAGCCCGCGCCGTGCTCGCCGAGATCATCGACAAGGCCGACCCGGAAGCCGTGAATGCCTTTGGTGACGCGGCCAAGCAGGCCGGCAAAGCCTCACCGGAAGGCGAGGGCAACTGGGCTAAATCCAGCTTTGAAGACCTGGTGCAGTACAACGACGGCTTTAAGACCAACCTGATCGGCACGCCGCAACAGATTGCCGAGCGCATTGTTGCGCTCAAGGCCGTCGGCGTGGACCTGGTGCTGGCGGGCTTCCTGCACTTCCAGGAGGAAGTCGAGTACTTCGGCAAACGCGTACTGCCGCTGGTGCGCGAGCTGGAAGCCAAGGCCGGCATCAAGCAGGTGGCCTGA
- a CDS encoding GNAT family N-acetyltransferase/peptidase C39 family protein yields MALSFRVATPADVPELVALEQHCFTTDRLSPRSFQWMVSRAHGQLLVAENDDGLLGYALVLFHRGTSLARLYSIAIAEHARGMGLGKQLLARIEACAVAHDCAYLRLEVRTDNPGALALYERNGYRRFALINDYYEDHAPALRLEKRIVQHQDARPQSVPYYQQTTDFTCGAACLLMAMGALVPARVAGRREELQIWREATTVFMTAGHGGCSPQGLALAAWRRGFRVRMQVNVRGPLFLDGVRDQHKKDVMRLVHEAFEEELTGSDVEQVLGGALDLPQVLRDGGQPLVLISSYRLTRSKSPHWVMVTDCDDDFVYLHDPDVDHSQHRQPLDCQHLPVSHGEFERMCRFGNNKLRAAVVLFTR; encoded by the coding sequence ATGGCTCTTTCCTTTCGCGTTGCAACACCCGCTGACGTGCCCGAATTGGTGGCACTGGAACAGCACTGCTTCACCACCGACCGGCTGTCGCCACGCAGTTTTCAGTGGATGGTCAGCCGCGCCCATGGCCAGTTGCTGGTCGCTGAAAATGACGACGGTTTGCTCGGTTATGCGCTGGTGCTGTTCCATCGCGGTACTTCACTGGCGCGGCTGTATTCCATCGCCATCGCCGAGCACGCACGCGGCATGGGCCTGGGCAAACAGTTGCTCGCGCGCATCGAGGCTTGCGCCGTGGCCCACGATTGCGCCTACCTGCGCCTCGAAGTACGCACCGACAACCCCGGCGCCCTGGCCCTGTATGAGCGCAATGGTTACCGGCGCTTTGCGCTGATCAACGACTACTACGAAGACCACGCCCCGGCCCTGCGCCTTGAAAAACGCATCGTCCAGCACCAGGACGCGCGCCCGCAAAGCGTGCCGTATTACCAGCAGACCACCGACTTCACCTGTGGCGCCGCGTGCCTGCTGATGGCCATGGGCGCGCTGGTGCCTGCGCGTGTGGCTGGTCGGCGCGAGGAGCTGCAAATCTGGCGTGAAGCGACCACCGTGTTCATGACCGCAGGCCACGGTGGCTGCAGCCCGCAGGGCCTGGCACTGGCGGCGTGGCGCCGGGGCTTTCGCGTACGTATGCAGGTGAATGTGCGCGGGCCGCTGTTTCTGGATGGCGTGCGTGACCAGCATAAAAAGGACGTCATGCGCCTGGTGCACGAGGCGTTTGAGGAAGAACTGACGGGCAGCGACGTCGAGCAGGTGCTTGGCGGCGCGCTGGATTTACCTCAGGTACTGCGCGATGGCGGGCAGCCGCTGGTGCTGATCAGCAGCTACCGGCTGACCCGCTCCAAGTCGCCGCACTGGGTGATGGTCACCGATTGCGACGACGACTTCGTCTACCTGCACGACCCGGATGTGGACCACAGCCAGCACCGCCAGCCCCTGGACTGCCAGCACTTGCCGGTCAGCCATGGGGAGTTCGAACGCATGTGCCGGTTTGGCAACAACAAGCTGCGCGCGGCCGTCGTGCTCTTCACTCGGTAA
- a CDS encoding RimK family protein, which produces MSAVQSHWREVSEQTVAATITSKGYFSPPLKGSSQVVIIVERKEDWASYFPSEDIVTAQEYLEQTRENETGKRVQVINLCRSYKYLGHGYYCSLLAEARGHKVIPSVRTISELTKKSLYGLSLDDLDKTLDKALSHHLYSNTEGFTLTLYFGRTNIEPLQELARQLFETFPCPILLVEFRKNNGWHIEGVKSGVLHKLRDDQEDQFAHALDNFSRKIWRQPRSRRLARYDLAILHDPQEQLPPSNARALENFVRVGKGLGIDVELIERKDYSRLAEYDALLIRETTSVDNHTYRFAKKAESEGLVVMDDPASILRCTNKVYLTDLLNSHQLGMPATEILYKERPEDFERVGERLGFPLVLKIPDGCFSRGVIKVESQEALLKATAELFEHSVLLLAQEFFYTEYDWRIGVLNRKPIFACQYFMSKGHWQIYNHKAIGQDINGECRTLAVHEAPKAVVELAVKTANLIGDGLYGVDLKQSGDKVVVIEVNDNPNMDAGIEDAYLQDDLYALVLEEFVRRLELKRQGQVW; this is translated from the coding sequence ATGTCGGCGGTACAAAGTCATTGGCGTGAAGTATCCGAGCAAACAGTCGCGGCGACAATAACTTCCAAGGGTTATTTTTCGCCTCCCCTCAAAGGTTCCAGCCAAGTCGTGATCATTGTCGAACGCAAGGAAGATTGGGCCTCCTACTTTCCCAGCGAAGACATCGTCACCGCCCAGGAGTACCTGGAGCAAACCCGCGAGAACGAGACGGGCAAGCGTGTGCAGGTGATCAACCTGTGCCGCAGCTACAAGTACCTGGGGCACGGTTACTACTGCTCGCTGCTGGCCGAGGCGCGTGGGCACAAGGTGATTCCATCGGTGCGTACCATCAGCGAACTGACCAAGAAGTCGTTGTATGGCTTGTCGCTGGATGACCTGGATAAAACCCTCGATAAAGCCTTGAGCCATCACCTTTACAGCAATACCGAAGGCTTTACCCTGACGCTTTACTTTGGCCGAACCAATATAGAACCGTTGCAGGAGTTGGCCCGTCAGTTGTTTGAAACCTTCCCGTGCCCGATTCTGTTAGTTGAGTTTCGCAAGAATAACGGCTGGCACATCGAAGGGGTCAAATCCGGCGTATTGCATAAGTTGCGCGACGACCAGGAAGACCAGTTCGCCCACGCCCTCGACAACTTCAGTCGCAAGATCTGGCGCCAACCGCGCTCACGCCGGTTGGCCCGTTACGACCTGGCGATTTTGCACGATCCCCAGGAGCAACTGCCGCCATCCAACGCCCGCGCCCTGGAAAACTTCGTGCGGGTCGGCAAGGGCTTGGGCATTGATGTGGAGCTGATCGAACGCAAGGATTATTCGCGCCTCGCCGAATACGACGCCTTGCTGATCCGCGAGACCACCAGCGTCGACAACCACACTTATCGCTTCGCCAAAAAGGCCGAAAGCGAAGGCCTGGTGGTGATGGACGACCCGGCGTCAATCCTGCGCTGCACCAATAAGGTCTACCTCACCGACCTGCTCAACAGCCACCAACTGGGCATGCCCGCCACCGAAATTCTGTACAAGGAACGACCGGAAGATTTCGAGCGGGTCGGCGAGCGCCTGGGCTTCCCGCTGGTATTGAAGATCCCCGACGGCTGTTTCTCCCGGGGCGTGATCAAGGTGGAAAGTCAGGAGGCGTTGCTCAAGGCCACCGCCGAGTTGTTCGAACATTCGGTGCTGTTGCTGGCCCAGGAATTCTTCTACACCGAGTACGACTGGCGCATCGGCGTACTCAACCGCAAGCCGATCTTTGCCTGCCAGTACTTCATGTCCAAGGGCCATTGGCAGATCTACAACCACAAGGCCATCGGCCAGGACATCAACGGCGAATGCCGCACCCTGGCGGTCCACGAAGCGCCCAAGGCGGTGGTGGAACTGGCGGTGAAGACTGCCAACTTGATCGGCGACGGCCTCTACGGGGTCGACCTCAAACAGTCCGGCGACAAAGTGGTGGTGATCGAGGTCAACGACAACCCCAATATGGACGCCGGCATCGAAGACGCCTACCTGCAAGACGACCTGTATGCCCTGGTGCTGGAGGAGTTTGTGCGGCGCCTGGAGTTGAAGCGTCAAGGCCAGGTGTGGTGA
- the map gene encoding type I methionyl aminopeptidase, with amino-acid sequence MIKTAAQLAVMRESGRLLAQVFTMLDGFVVAGRSTLELDAAVEAFIRNDLKARPASLGQYDYPFCINTSINEVVCHGMPSAKDVLKDGDIINIDITLERGGFIADSSKMYMIGNVAPKAQRLVEKTFEAMWAGIRQVRPGARLGDIGHAIQSHAQANGYSVVREYCGHGIGREMHEEPQVLHFGRPGTGLELREGMVFTIEPMLNQGSAKVRDLKDGWTVVTKDNSLSAQWEHTVAVTADGFEVLTLQQVRSCVGAACLRCRHLGFRTG; translated from the coding sequence ATGATCAAGACTGCCGCGCAACTGGCTGTGATGCGTGAATCCGGGCGCCTGCTGGCCCAGGTATTCACGATGCTCGACGGCTTTGTCGTCGCCGGCCGCTCCACCCTGGAACTGGACGCCGCCGTCGAAGCTTTCATCCGCAACGACTTGAAGGCCCGCCCGGCGAGCCTTGGGCAATACGACTATCCCTTTTGCATCAACACCTCGATCAACGAGGTGGTGTGCCATGGCATGCCCAGCGCCAAGGACGTGCTCAAGGACGGCGACATCATCAACATCGACATCACCCTGGAAAGAGGCGGCTTTATCGCCGACTCCAGCAAGATGTACATGATCGGCAACGTGGCGCCCAAAGCGCAGCGCCTGGTGGAAAAGACCTTCGAGGCCATGTGGGCCGGCATTCGCCAGGTCAGGCCCGGCGCACGCCTGGGTGACATCGGGCATGCGATCCAGAGCCATGCGCAGGCCAATGGCTACAGCGTGGTACGTGAGTATTGCGGCCACGGTATTGGCCGTGAGATGCATGAAGAGCCACAGGTCCTGCACTTCGGCCGCCCCGGCACCGGGCTGGAACTGCGTGAAGGCATGGTGTTTACCATTGAGCCGATGCTGAACCAGGGCAGCGCCAAGGTGCGCGACTTGAAGGATGGCTGGACGGTGGTGACCAAGGACAACAGTTTGTCGGCGCAATGGGAGCACACCGTGGCGGTGACGGCGGACGGGTTTGAGGTGCTGACCCTGCAGCAGGTAAGGAGCTGTGTGGGAGCGGCTTGCCTGCGATGCAGGCACCTCGGTTTCAGGACCGGGTGA
- a CDS encoding ParD-like family protein: MGIVKITDQLHEQLRLASAAMDRSINAQAEFWIKIGLLAELNPHLPYNELINKLLLDKPDLIRGRS, from the coding sequence ATGGGCATCGTCAAGATCACCGACCAACTGCACGAACAGCTTCGCCTGGCCAGCGCCGCCATGGACCGCTCCATCAACGCCCAGGCCGAGTTCTGGATCAAGATCGGCCTGCTCGCCGAACTCAACCCGCACCTGCCCTACAACGAGCTGATCAACAAGCTATTGCTGGACAAGCCCGACCTGATCCGGGGGCGCAGCTGA
- the ilvA gene encoding threonine ammonia-lyase, biosynthetic, which yields MSTCTAPHTADPGLLEHYVKKILAAPVYDLAVRTPLQVAPALSVLLGNQILLKREDLQPTFSFKIRGAYNTLVQLTAEQRARGVVTASAGNHAQGVALAARELGIKARIVMPYSTPELKVLGVRSRGAEAVLHGESFPFALAHALQLAQTSGCTFVSPFDDPDVIAGQGTVAMEILRQQQGPLDAIFVPVGGGGLIAGIAAYVKYLRPEVRIVGVEPEGSSCLLAALRAGERVVLPSVDGFADGTAVAQVGAYGFEICRDWVDEVITVSNDQLCSAIKLIYDDTRSITEPSGALAVAGIRQFVEQNGVRGQTLVAVNSGANINFDSLRHVAERVAAQCSI from the coding sequence ATGAGCACCTGCACTGCGCCCCACACCGCCGACCCGGGCCTGCTTGAGCACTACGTGAAGAAGATCCTCGCTGCACCGGTCTACGACCTGGCGGTGCGCACACCGTTGCAGGTGGCACCGGCGTTGTCGGTACTGCTGGGCAATCAGATATTGCTCAAGCGCGAAGACTTACAACCGACGTTCTCCTTCAAGATTCGCGGCGCTTACAACACGTTGGTGCAGCTCACTGCCGAGCAAAGAGCGCGTGGCGTGGTGACGGCGTCGGCGGGCAACCATGCGCAGGGTGTAGCGCTGGCGGCGCGGGAGTTGGGGATCAAGGCGCGGATCGTCATGCCATACAGTACGCCGGAGTTGAAGGTGCTGGGCGTGCGTTCGCGCGGTGCCGAGGCGGTGTTGCATGGCGAGAGCTTTCCGTTTGCCCTGGCCCACGCGTTGCAATTGGCCCAGACCTCGGGTTGCACCTTTGTATCGCCTTTCGATGACCCGGACGTGATCGCCGGCCAAGGCACCGTGGCAATGGAAATACTGCGCCAGCAACAAGGCCCGTTGGACGCGATCTTTGTACCGGTGGGCGGCGGTGGCTTAATCGCCGGGATCGCGGCGTACGTTAAATACCTGCGGCCCGAGGTGCGCATCGTCGGTGTCGAGCCCGAAGGTTCCAGTTGCCTGTTGGCAGCGCTGCGCGCGGGCGAGCGGGTGGTGCTGCCCAGTGTCGATGGGTTTGCCGACGGCACCGCCGTGGCGCAGGTCGGCGCCTATGGTTTTGAGATCTGCCGCGACTGGGTCGATGAAGTCATCACCGTCAGCAACGACCAATTGTGCAGCGCCATCAAGCTGATCTACGACGACACGCGTTCCATCACCGAGCCCTCAGGCGCCTTGGCCGTCGCGGGCATTCGCCAGTTTGTCGAGCAAAACGGCGTGCGCGGGCAAACCCTGGTGGCGGTGAATTCCGGTGCCAATATCAACTTTGATAGTTTGCGACATGTTGCAGAAAGAGTCGCAGCGCAATGTTCAATTTAG
- a CDS encoding DUF1652 domain-containing protein — protein MLSELELRSIIEGSFLPKRCECTKAEDASLTIKVYDDRDRDRVDLEVKGINADKLDSSRAICNLIAGLREDLKHSHSPALQRLPLQRVSGRSYY, from the coding sequence ATGCTTTCGGAATTAGAACTTCGCAGCATTATTGAAGGAAGTTTCCTGCCTAAACGGTGCGAATGCACCAAAGCCGAAGATGCTTCGTTGACGATCAAAGTCTATGACGACCGTGACCGCGACCGAGTGGATTTGGAAGTCAAAGGTATAAACGCCGACAAACTCGACAGCAGTCGAGCCATTTGCAACCTGATCGCCGGGTTGCGCGAAGACCTCAAACACTCCCATTCACCTGCTCTACAGAGGCTACCTCTGCAAAGAGTGTCAGGGCGCAGCTATTATTAA
- a CDS encoding DUF2790 domain-containing protein yields the protein MKLRTLMLGGALALAAVSGLAQADTQATAAKPVPYRYGMPLNIDKVIAMNETQTNDCKVINADIKFVDNAGKIKDVGYLKMSEACDFQN from the coding sequence ATGAAACTGCGCACTTTGATGCTCGGCGGCGCCTTGGCACTGGCAGCCGTTTCGGGCCTGGCCCAGGCCGACACTCAAGCCACGGCGGCCAAACCTGTGCCGTATCGGTACGGCATGCCCTTGAACATCGACAAGGTCATTGCCATGAACGAAACCCAAACCAACGACTGTAAAGTCATCAATGCGGACATCAAGTTCGTCGATAATGCCGGCAAGATCAAAGACGTGGGCTACCTGAAAATGTCCGAAGCCTGTGATTTCCAAAATTGA
- a CDS encoding carbohydrate kinase family protein has protein sequence MYLVCGEALFDFFSEEDASGQASKVNYKAIAGGSPFNVAVGLRRLGIDSALFGGVSNDFLGQRLLQVLKDEGVSEQFLVEFPAPTTLAMVAVGANGSPQYSFRGEGCADRLLRVVHLPTLGQEIRGLHVGSFSLVVQPIGDTLLSLVKRESGKRLISLDPNVRLNPQPDIQLWRDRVAELVKHADLIKVSDEDLHLLYPDQSPESVLQGWLQHRCQLVFLTRGGDGATVFSRQHGSWSAPAVKVVMADTVGAGDTFQAALIAWLTEQQLDSVEGLQQLTRTQIDAMLAFAIRAAALTCSKTGPDLPYRAQLG, from the coding sequence ATGTATTTGGTGTGTGGCGAAGCGTTGTTTGATTTTTTCAGCGAAGAAGATGCCAGCGGGCAGGCTTCCAAGGTCAATTACAAAGCGATTGCCGGCGGTTCGCCGTTTAACGTGGCGGTGGGTTTGCGCCGCCTGGGCATCGACTCCGCGCTGTTCGGCGGCGTGTCCAACGACTTTCTCGGCCAGCGCTTGTTGCAGGTGCTCAAGGACGAAGGCGTCAGTGAGCAATTTTTGGTCGAGTTCCCCGCGCCGACCACCCTGGCGATGGTCGCGGTGGGCGCCAATGGCTCACCGCAATACAGTTTCCGTGGCGAAGGCTGCGCCGACCGCCTACTGCGGGTTGTGCACTTGCCCACGTTGGGCCAGGAGATTCGCGGGCTGCATGTCGGCTCGTTTTCGCTGGTGGTGCAGCCGATCGGCGACACCCTGCTGAGCCTGGTCAAGCGCGAAAGCGGCAAGCGCCTGATCAGCCTCGACCCCAATGTGCGCTTGAACCCGCAGCCGGATATCCAACTGTGGCGTGACCGCGTGGCCGAGTTGGTCAAGCACGCCGACCTGATCAAAGTCAGCGATGAAGACCTGCACCTGCTCTACCCCGACCAGTCGCCGGAAAGCGTACTGCAAGGCTGGTTGCAGCACCGCTGCCAGTTGGTGTTCCTCACCCGTGGCGGTGACGGCGCTACGGTATTCAGCCGCCAGCACGGCAGTTGGTCGGCACCTGCAGTGAAGGTGGTGATGGCCGATACCGTCGGCGCCGGTGACACCTTCCAGGCCGCGTTGATTGCCTGGCTGACCGAGCAGCAGTTGGATTCGGTGGAAGGCCTGCAACAGCTCACGCGCACGCAGATCGACGCCATGCTCGCCTTTGCCATTCGCGCCGCCGCCCTGACCTGCAGCAAGACCGGGCCGGACCTGCCGTATCGCGCCCAACTTGGATGA